TACTCGCCCGAAAAACGCATCTGCCCGTTGGGATGCCAGGCAATCCATCTTCCGTGCTTCTGATCTTTCCCTTCACGACGATAACCAGCCAACTTGGCATCCCACCAGACATCGGGATCCTTCAGCACTAGGCGAGCTTGCAACACCATGCCCTCGAGTTGTTTCTGGCCATTTTTGTATAGCTTGGTATTTTTCTCCCACCGTCGACCATTCTGATATTCGACACGAGTGCGAATTTCACCGTTATTGTCCCACTCGATCAACTCACCATCGATCTGCCCATCGTCATAGGCCAGTTCTCGCATGCGTGTTTCGTTGGGATACCACCAGGTTGACTTACCATGACGGCGACCGGCAGTGAAACGCCAGTCACAAATCATCCGTTCGTGCCGATCACTGATCGTCCAACGCCCTTCCAGTTGGCCATTGCGAAAAGCCGCTCGCGACTGAAATGGTGGCGCAAACATGGAGAATGGCGGTGCGGAAAAAATGCCCGCTTCATTCGGTTGATACCAGCGAGACCATTCGCCAACACGTTGCCCCATATTGAAGCGACCTTCGGCAACCAGATTGCCATCGGTGTCCCACATCTTCCACGGGCCATGATTGATGTAATTTTGATTTCCATCTTGAGTCACTCCCCTTTCAATCAAGACGTGACCGTCTGCATCACGCTTTTGAATCATCTCGTAGGGGATCTCATCGGGCTGCCCAATATCAATATTCTCTGTATCAATATTCTCTGCGATGGTCGATGTTTGATCACCGATGAAAGACGGGTCCAGTTTGGGAGGCTCGTTCAAGATTGGCTCATTGAATTCGGGCGCATCAAAAGCTTGAGGACTGGATTGATGTGGATCGTCCAAAAACGGATCCTGCGGCGCTAGCTCGCCTGTCGGCAATTCTTCCGGTGACGAAATGCCATCATCCGCATCATCAATCACGTCTGGCAATTCAATATCTTCGAAGATCTCGGAGCCTAGCTGTGCAGAAGCCGTGTGTGGAAGAACAACAGCTGCGCAGATCAAGACAGCGAGTGCATAGATGGCCAGTCGGCAAAACATCTCTCCATCTCCTCCGCTGCTTCAACATCGACACGGGCCAGTGAATCGTTAGTCACTTCGGTATCAGTGAACGGCCAATGCAAGCACAGCATCGCAGGCGACACCGTGTAAATGGCGCGACCGATCGGCATCCGTCATAAATATCGAAACTGTCGGTGTGTGACTTTAAGCGTTTCGGACTCTGAGAAAGATAAGCACAGTTTAAGGGATCGTTTCGGCTCCATTCCCAAGCCTCGCTCCGAAAAAACCCACCATGACGAACCCATAAAAAAACGCGATGCGACGGAATGCGCACCGCGTAGGCGAGTAGGTTTCACGGTTGCTAGCTTAGTCGGCCTCAACGATTCGAAAAATTCGACCAAAGGCATCCGACAGATAAACTTCGCCTTGGCGATCTTGGCCGAAGGTGATCACCGGAATGCTATCGCCTTCACTGGCGGCAATTGCAATTGGACGATTGGCCACAACCCGTTTTGTATCGTAGTCGTATTTCAATCCCCAAATCTTACCGCTCACGTAATCTGCGTAGAGGTAGTACCCGTCGAGTTGGGGCAACAACTTGCCACGATAGACACACCCCCCGGTAATCGATTTCCCCACATCGTGATTATATTCAAAGATAGGGTCAACGAGGTCTCCGCGAACTTCGGCACCGACAAGTCCGAACTTGTGATTCCCCTCCCGCAAATTCCAGCCGTAGTTAGCTCCCGGTTGCACAATATTGATTTCTTCCCACAGATCTTGCCCAACATCAGCCGCCCACAAGGCTCCCGTTTTGCGATCGAATGACATGCGCCACACATTACGAAATCCGTAGGCAAAGATCTCACCGCGAGCGACCCGGGGATGGCCGTAAAACGGATTATCTTTAGGAATTGCGTAGTTCAATCCTTTGTCTTTCCGATCGACATCAATGCGAAGAATCGCCCCCAGCAGAGATTGGACATTTTGGCCATTCATATTCGGGTCATTGAAAGCACCACCATCGCCTAGACCAATGTAGAGGTATCCGTCGGGCCCAAACACAATGGTGCCACCGTTGTGGTTCCAAAACGGCTGTTTGACCCGCATTATTTCTTCTTCGGAGGCTGGATCCGCGCGGTTAGGATCGTCCTTTGACACACGAAAGCGTGAGATCACAGAGGTTCTCGGGGCATCGGTGGTCGTGTAGTAGACGAAGAACTCGCCGTTTTCGGCATATTTCGGATGAAAAGCCAACCCCAACAAGCCTTCTTCATTCTTGTTATCGTTGTAGACAACCTTCGACTCGATATCGAGAAACACCTGTGTCTCGGTGACATCTTGTCGATTGGGCATAAACTGCACC
This region of Pirellulaceae bacterium genomic DNA includes:
- a CDS encoding PQQ-dependent sugar dehydrogenase, producing the protein MNRIRRISMLACLLLPSIVVVCGAEEIDQSPLPLKVVRSFKELRPRRPVVITTADDGTNRLFVATQQGVVQFMPNRQDVTETQVFLDIESKVVYNDNKNEEGLLGLAFHPKYAENGEFFVYYTTTDAPRTSVISRFRVSKDDPNRADPASEEEIMRVKQPFWNHNGGTIVFGPDGYLYIGLGDGGAFNDPNMNGQNVQSLLGAILRIDVDRKDKGLNYAIPKDNPFYGHPRVARGEIFAYGFRNVWRMSFDRKTGALWAADVGQDLWEEINIVQPGANYGWNLREGNHKFGLVGAEVRGDLVDPIFEYNHDVGKSITGGCVYRGKLLPQLDGYYLYADYVSGKIWGLKYDYDTKRVVANRPIAIAASEGDSIPVITFGQDRQGEVYLSDAFGRIFRIVEAD